From the Candidatus Methanoplasma cognatum genome, one window contains:
- a CDS encoding DNA-directed RNA polymerase subunit K has product MMYTRFEKARIIGARALQISYGAPVLIDYPEDMLDPIDIAMLEYEKEIIPITVVRS; this is encoded by the coding sequence ATGATGTACACTAGGTTTGAGAAGGCAAGGATCATAGGCGCAAGGGCGCTTCAGATCTCGTACGGCGCTCCGGTCCTAATCGACTATCCCGAGGATATGCTGGATCCCATAGACATCGCCATGCTTGAGTATGAGAAGGAAATCATACCTATCACTGTGGTCAGGAGTTAA
- a CDS encoding multiprotein bridging factor aMBF1, translating into MCGKEVPITKPMLVEGIKLSLCLDCARFGDEYKGPNPPPSAAVQKSVIEQRLQRRERRMQTRDVFSVSSRELIDDYGGVVKAAREAKGMDIDEFAKSILERRGNIARIEANDLVPDDKMINKLEKALNITLKEEVQSGAQVGGGGKQSEGMTLSNFIKKE; encoded by the coding sequence ATGTGTGGGAAAGAGGTTCCCATAACGAAACCAATGCTTGTGGAAGGCATCAAACTGAGCCTGTGCCTCGACTGTGCCAGGTTCGGAGATGAGTATAAAGGACCAAACCCCCCGCCGAGCGCGGCGGTCCAGAAATCGGTGATCGAACAGAGACTCCAGAGAAGAGAGAGAAGGATGCAGACCAGAGACGTATTCTCGGTGTCGTCAAGGGAACTGATAGATGATTACGGAGGGGTGGTGAAAGCCGCCAGAGAAGCAAAGGGAATGGATATCGACGAGTTCGCGAAGTCCATCCTTGAGAGAAGGGGGAACATCGCCAGAATAGAGGCGAACGATCTGGTCCCCGACGATAAAATGATCAACAAGCTGGAAAAGGCGCTGAATATAACTCTTAAGGAAGAGGTGCAGTCCGGAGCTCAGGTCGGAGGGGGCGGCAAGCAGTCCGAAGGCATGACCCTCAGCAATTTCATAAAAAAGGAATGA
- a CDS encoding HlyD family secretion protein, whose product MKKLGEYDMRKLSDSRLLYLRNPPKFTYIFVIAVIAILLGTVVWSAVTVRAEQVQVGGVITMEDKQMLTAGTTGIVYSVNYGAGDAVSPGDLVLEFDKSEVLLEIAKRESLISALTAEINNIDILLDLVADYDGTPVSSPFDQNAEDEFRFYYLFENFTKTYDNYAAAAARGIFDSTTMVNLKNQMTSQLASEINTLVINRTSYETELNEYYESLTSLILLMTTEINNMDILLDIVANYDGTPVSTPFNQAAEDEFRFYYMFKNFVNAYDEYLVAANNRAFVDPTMLINLKNQTIAQLALERGNYITDRANYQAELSSTNARLTDIMAYISTQIGYIDTMLGIVNNYNGTSVTSPFSTSVDGEVRFYYLLQSFMSAYSGYSGSMDPPGMRASLKEQTASQLVSERGSLTGSLIASQAEKDANSDRISSLVSLIMDRIGYIDTMISLVANYDGTPVTSPFNPIDDEQRRFYLMFESFVFSYDEYAAATLAAGSIVDPTMMINLKNQTELQLISERGTLAANKISYETELGSQTTRLTNMISLMTRQIGYTNTMLGLVAIYDGTPVSSPFSQSDNEQAKFHYMFESFSKSYDEYLALAITVATASDPTMLISLKNQTIAQLASERGANAINMTPYVDELDSYNELLTRYDIKATILGIIHFDAQIRKGTVLQIGDIIGSISNPYSDRVIEMYIGSGDRSKIDVNQECSFIVDGLAQTEYGSIKGTVKSISSDAILQERGAFFRVVVEFDAEYMEDSKGGKIYLTNGMTVRAWVTYEKVTYMKYWLDQLGLGEYI is encoded by the coding sequence ATGAAAAAACTTGGCGAATACGATATGAGAAAACTGAGCGATAGCCGTTTATTGTACCTGAGGAATCCTCCGAAATTCACATACATATTTGTCATTGCCGTCATTGCGATTCTCCTCGGTACTGTTGTCTGGAGCGCCGTCACTGTCAGAGCAGAACAGGTTCAAGTCGGCGGTGTAATTACCATGGAGGACAAACAGATGCTCACTGCCGGCACGACCGGAATAGTATATAGTGTGAACTATGGGGCGGGCGATGCCGTTTCCCCTGGGGATTTGGTGCTGGAGTTCGACAAGTCAGAGGTACTCTTGGAGATAGCAAAAAGAGAATCACTGATATCAGCTTTGACAGCAGAGATCAATAATATTGATATTCTGCTGGATCTCGTTGCGGACTACGATGGTACGCCGGTGTCCTCGCCGTTCGATCAGAACGCCGAGGATGAGTTCAGATTTTATTATTTGTTCGAGAACTTCACAAAAACTTATGACAATTATGCCGCTGCCGCTGCAAGAGGTATATTCGATTCAACAACGATGGTAAATTTGAAGAATCAGATGACCTCCCAGTTAGCATCGGAGATAAATACGCTTGTCATCAACAGAACATCATATGAGACAGAACTAAATGAGTATTACGAAAGCCTAACGAGCCTCATATTGCTTATGACAACAGAGATCAATAATATGGATATTCTGCTGGATATCGTTGCGAACTATGATGGTACGCCCGTGTCCACACCTTTCAATCAGGCTGCTGAGGATGAATTCAGGTTCTATTACATGTTCAAGAACTTCGTAAACGCATATGATGAATACTTAGTTGCAGCCAACAACAGAGCCTTTGTCGACCCGACAATGTTGATCAACCTGAAGAATCAGACAATAGCTCAGTTGGCGTTGGAAAGAGGCAATTACATCACCGATAGGGCAAACTACCAGGCTGAACTGAGTTCGACCAATGCCAGATTAACAGACATTATGGCTTACATATCAACACAGATAGGTTATATAGACACAATGTTGGGGATAGTCAATAACTATAATGGCACATCGGTGACTTCACCATTCAGCACATCTGTTGACGGAGAAGTGAGATTCTATTATTTGTTACAGAGTTTCATGAGTGCATATAGCGGATATTCCGGCTCCATGGACCCGCCTGGGATGAGAGCAAGTCTTAAGGAGCAGACAGCTTCTCAGCTAGTGTCAGAAAGAGGCTCACTCACTGGCAGCCTGATAGCTTCTCAGGCCGAAAAGGACGCAAATAGTGATAGGATATCGAGCCTTGTATCGCTTATAATGGATCGGATTGGTTATATAGATACAATGATAAGTCTAGTTGCGAACTATGACGGCACACCTGTGACCTCACCCTTCAACCCAATTGATGATGAGCAGCGGAGATTCTATTTAATGTTCGAGAGTTTCGTATTCTCATACGACGAATACGCTGCCGCCACCCTAGCAGCAGGCAGTATTGTCGATCCGACAATGATGATAAATCTGAAAAATCAAACAGAATTACAGCTAATATCAGAAAGGGGCACGTTGGCTGCCAACAAGATATCATATGAAACAGAACTTGGATCACAGACCACCAGATTAACAAATATGATATCGCTTATGACGAGACAGATAGGATATACAAACACTATGTTGGGGCTTGTTGCAATTTATGACGGCACGCCGGTATCCTCGCCATTCAGCCAATCCGACAATGAACAGGCAAAGTTCCACTACATGTTCGAGAGTTTCTCAAAATCATATGATGAATACTTGGCCCTCGCCATTACTGTCGCCACCGCTTCTGATCCGACGATGCTGATAAGCCTGAAAAATCAAACGATCGCTCAGTTGGCATCGGAAAGAGGCGCGAACGCCATCAACATGACTCCATATGTAGACGAACTGGACTCATATAACGAACTATTGACAAGATATGATATCAAAGCTACAATACTTGGGATTATTCATTTCGACGCACAGATACGCAAAGGGACTGTTCTGCAGATAGGGGACATAATAGGGAGCATCAGCAATCCTTATTCCGACAGGGTTATAGAGATGTACATAGGGTCGGGAGACCGCTCTAAGATAGATGTGAATCAAGAGTGCTCCTTCATAGTGGATGGGCTGGCTCAGACAGAGTACGGTTCGATAAAAGGAACAGTGAAAAGTATCTCTAGCGATGCCATATTACAAGAACGTGGCGCATTTTTCCGGGTCGTTGTAGAGTTCGACGCAGAATACATGGAGGATTCAAAAGGCGGAAAGATATACTTAACAAACGGAATGACCGTCCGCGCCTGGGTAACATATGAAAAAGTGACATATATGAAATATTGGCTGGATCAGCTCGGATTGGGAGAGTACATCTGA
- a CDS encoding proteasome-activating nucleotidase, whose translation MDDTGIEELKARIITLEERNVRLMEDLQTAENDKRYSEGELFRLQKDHSRIRAELERLRSPPLIVGSLRDVLPDNRVVVKSTTGPDFIVSVSEYIPTSDLVPGARVSLNKQTLAVMNVLPLPLDPVVTGAEIIEKPDISYEDIGGLDKQMLELREAVEDPLLRPELYAKVGIEPPKGVLLVGPPGTGKTLMAKAVANATSATFIRFVGSELVQKYIGEGARLVRELFDLAREKAPSIIFIDELDSVGAKRMDVATSGDREVQRTLMQLLAELDGFTPTSEVKIIGATNRPDILDDALLRPGRFDRIIEIDLPDAEGRTHIFRIHMSRMSIDKDINPRKLAEMTDTASGAEIKSICTEAGMLAIRDGRDTVTERDFLAAKGKVMEAGRNKIKAAPAYMFG comes from the coding sequence ATGGACGACACCGGCATTGAGGAACTGAAGGCGAGGATCATCACGCTCGAAGAGAGGAACGTCAGATTAATGGAGGATCTTCAGACCGCAGAGAACGACAAACGCTACTCTGAAGGAGAACTGTTCAGGCTGCAGAAGGACCACAGCAGGATACGGGCGGAGCTGGAGAGGCTCAGAAGCCCGCCTCTGATCGTGGGGTCGCTTCGCGACGTCCTCCCGGATAACCGCGTCGTCGTAAAGAGCACCACCGGCCCGGATTTCATCGTTTCCGTTTCCGAATACATACCGACGTCCGATCTTGTTCCGGGAGCAAGAGTGTCCCTGAACAAGCAGACGCTTGCGGTGATGAACGTGCTGCCTCTTCCGCTGGATCCCGTTGTTACAGGCGCGGAGATAATAGAGAAACCTGACATTTCATACGAGGACATAGGCGGCCTCGACAAACAGATGCTGGAGTTGCGCGAGGCCGTCGAGGACCCGCTGCTCAGGCCGGAGCTTTACGCCAAGGTCGGCATAGAGCCTCCCAAAGGCGTGCTGCTGGTCGGCCCCCCCGGGACCGGCAAGACCCTGATGGCAAAGGCCGTGGCGAACGCCACAAGCGCAACGTTCATAAGGTTCGTGGGTTCCGAACTGGTCCAGAAGTACATCGGAGAGGGCGCCAGGCTGGTCCGCGAGCTGTTCGATCTTGCCAGAGAGAAGGCCCCCAGCATAATATTCATAGACGAGCTGGACTCTGTGGGGGCAAAGAGGATGGACGTCGCCACATCCGGGGACAGAGAGGTCCAGAGGACGCTGATGCAGCTGCTGGCAGAGCTTGACGGATTCACGCCTACCAGCGAGGTTAAGATCATCGGCGCTACTAACAGGCCGGACATCCTTGACGACGCCCTGCTCAGGCCGGGAAGGTTCGACCGCATAATCGAGATCGACCTGCCGGACGCGGAAGGCAGGACGCACATATTCAGGATCCACATGTCCCGCATGAGCATAGACAAGGACATCAACCCGAGAAAGCTGGCCGAAATGACCGACACCGCTTCCGGCGCGGAGATCAAGAGCATCTGCACCGAAGCCGGAATGCTCGCAATACGCGACGGCAGGGACACGGTCACCGAGCGGGACTTCCTGGCCGCGAAAGGGAAGGTCATGGAAGCGGGAAGGAACAAGATTAAGGCCGCCCCCGCCTATATGTTCGGATAA
- a CDS encoding ATP/GTP-binding protein — protein MRNIYFVGTAGSGKSTMVGAFKEWLDDNGIDAVTVNLDPGADRLAYRADIDIREWISLGEVMEEYSLGPNGAQVAAADLMAMNIHKLTSVLSGYKTNYALIDTPGQLELFAFRESSNMIVNALGKERSMIAYLSDPMLCRRPNGFVSSMTLSALVQFRLQLPTINLLSKFDVLSEEDGMRIIDWFENPDTLYGDFLDEDSDPQTVVGMELFKALENTGIFGGIRGVSAEERTGLEEIYASIQLTFFGGEDADRN, from the coding sequence ATGAGGAACATCTATTTCGTCGGCACGGCCGGAAGCGGCAAGAGCACCATGGTCGGAGCATTCAAGGAATGGCTCGATGACAACGGGATCGACGCCGTCACCGTGAACCTTGACCCGGGCGCCGACAGGCTCGCTTACAGAGCGGACATAGACATAAGGGAATGGATCTCCCTCGGCGAGGTGATGGAAGAATATTCTCTCGGGCCGAACGGCGCGCAGGTCGCCGCCGCCGACCTCATGGCTATGAACATACACAAACTGACCTCCGTGCTCAGCGGATACAAGACCAATTATGCGCTGATAGATACTCCCGGGCAGCTTGAGCTGTTCGCGTTCAGAGAATCCTCCAACATGATAGTGAACGCGCTGGGAAAGGAAAGGTCCATGATCGCGTACCTCTCCGATCCGATGCTCTGCAGGAGGCCGAACGGGTTCGTATCGTCAATGACGCTTTCCGCTCTTGTGCAGTTCAGGCTGCAGCTTCCAACGATCAACCTGCTTTCGAAGTTCGATGTGCTGTCCGAAGAGGACGGCATGAGGATAATCGATTGGTTTGAGAACCCCGACACCCTCTACGGCGATTTCCTGGATGAGGATTCCGATCCTCAGACTGTGGTGGGGATGGAACTCTTCAAAGCACTGGAGAACACCGGGATATTCGGAGGGATAAGAGGCGTCTCCGCGGAGGAAAGAACAGGACTGGAGGAGATATATGCTTCCATCCAGCTTACTTTCTTCGGCGGAGAAGATGCGGATAGAAATTAA
- a CDS encoding peptidase domain-containing ABC transporter → MKFPHIQQHDSSDCGAACIASICAHYGRETTIVKLRELLGTDISGTTIKGITGALVKLGFEAKAVRVDKEAFTSKFTLPAVAHIVKEDGTSHYVVIFSANVNSGTIKYMDPAEDKHQKASVDEFFENFDGILVMMVPNENFVKSKEGAKSVLSSFIGLLKPHKRLFAVAIATTVILTIIGIVLSIFNKILIDEIIPYNLNDQLRIFAIVLAVVVVVQVILGALRQHVMLYLSLKIDIPLTLGYFEHVFRLPMNFFASRKTGDIVTRFQDAGVIAGVLTGVALTVFIDVSMAVIVGIVLFTMNANLFGIIIILAIVSAVLIFLFRAPYRKLNKKQMEQHARLNSEVIESLNGIETVKTNTSEELMMERIETEYIKTLKLGFRGGVLSNIQGSLSSLTGGLGNIGILVMGGFFVISGETTLGTLVAFMSLSGFFIGPINRLVSLQLSIQEANISLKRLSEIYSVDEEEDEELEKDSMILGEKIDNIEIEGISFRYGSKPLTLSNISVVIPRGKKVAIVGRSGSGKTTLSKLMLKFYIPESGRITFNGIDLKNINPFSIRERIGCVPQNVQLFSGSIMSNMLIGKSDATPNEISSACALAGCDEFINKLPAGYNTRLDENGGGLSGGEKQRLALARVLVKKPDFIILDEATSNMDFLTEQQIYDTLFNKMKETTMMIIAHRLSTIRKCDVIYVMDGGKITESGTHEELLKRGGLYLKLWESQVGELPGVNPSTSEKEQQTRQEKKIEGDNDIEYQ, encoded by the coding sequence GTGAAATTCCCGCACATCCAGCAGCATGATTCTTCCGATTGCGGAGCCGCATGTATCGCTAGCATATGCGCCCATTACGGTCGCGAGACAACCATTGTGAAGCTGAGGGAGCTTCTCGGTACGGATATTTCAGGAACGACGATCAAGGGGATTACGGGGGCCCTTGTCAAACTTGGGTTCGAAGCGAAGGCTGTCCGTGTCGACAAAGAGGCGTTCACAAGCAAATTCACTTTACCTGCGGTCGCCCACATTGTGAAGGAAGATGGGACATCTCACTATGTGGTAATCTTTTCAGCGAACGTAAACAGCGGAACCATCAAGTATATGGATCCTGCCGAAGATAAACACCAAAAGGCATCAGTTGATGAGTTCTTCGAAAATTTTGATGGGATCCTCGTGATGATGGTCCCCAATGAGAATTTCGTCAAAAGCAAAGAGGGAGCTAAAAGCGTCCTGTCCAGTTTCATCGGCCTTCTGAAACCGCACAAAAGACTATTCGCTGTCGCAATCGCCACGACCGTTATTCTAACAATCATTGGGATCGTGCTCTCAATATTCAACAAGATATTAATCGATGAGATAATTCCATATAACCTTAACGATCAGCTGAGGATATTCGCAATAGTTCTGGCGGTCGTGGTCGTGGTACAGGTCATTCTCGGAGCACTACGTCAGCATGTCATGCTATATCTTTCGCTGAAGATAGATATACCGCTCACGTTGGGCTACTTCGAACATGTCTTCAGGTTGCCGATGAATTTCTTCGCGTCCCGTAAGACGGGGGACATAGTCACCCGTTTCCAGGATGCGGGAGTTATAGCGGGCGTGCTGACGGGCGTGGCGCTCACTGTTTTCATTGATGTTTCAATGGCGGTCATTGTCGGCATCGTGCTGTTCACAATGAATGCTAATCTTTTTGGGATAATAATTATACTTGCCATAGTAAGCGCCGTACTCATCTTCTTATTCAGGGCGCCATATAGAAAACTGAACAAGAAACAGATGGAACAGCATGCTAGACTAAATTCTGAGGTGATAGAGAGCCTGAACGGTATCGAGACGGTAAAAACGAACACCTCCGAAGAGTTGATGATGGAAAGGATCGAGACAGAGTACATCAAAACCCTAAAATTAGGGTTCAGAGGGGGCGTCCTTTCAAATATCCAAGGCTCACTCTCATCATTGACCGGGGGGCTCGGCAACATTGGAATCTTGGTGATGGGAGGATTCTTTGTCATCAGCGGCGAAACGACGCTGGGTACACTCGTAGCATTCATGTCTCTATCGGGATTCTTCATCGGCCCCATAAACAGGCTTGTCAGCCTTCAGTTGAGCATTCAGGAAGCTAACATATCGCTGAAACGTCTGTCCGAGATATACAGTGTTGATGAGGAAGAGGACGAGGAGTTAGAAAAGGATTCGATGATACTCGGAGAAAAAATAGATAACATCGAAATAGAGGGCATTTCATTCCGATATGGTTCAAAACCGCTCACGCTGAGCAACATCTCTGTTGTAATACCGAGAGGCAAGAAGGTAGCTATTGTAGGCAGGTCAGGTTCGGGGAAGACGACGCTGTCCAAACTCATGCTGAAGTTCTATATTCCGGAGAGCGGTAGGATAACATTTAATGGTATCGACCTGAAGAACATCAATCCATTCTCGATAAGAGAACGCATAGGGTGTGTGCCTCAGAATGTGCAGCTATTCAGCGGCTCAATAATGAGCAATATGCTCATCGGGAAATCGGATGCGACACCCAATGAGATATCGAGTGCCTGTGCATTGGCGGGATGCGATGAATTTATCAACAAATTGCCTGCCGGATACAATACGCGGCTCGATGAGAACGGCGGCGGACTGTCAGGAGGCGAGAAGCAGAGACTGGCTCTGGCCAGGGTTCTCGTGAAAAAGCCGGATTTTATTATACTCGATGAAGCCACATCGAACATGGACTTCTTGACCGAGCAACAGATATACGATACATTATTCAATAAGATGAAAGAGACGACGATGATGATCATCGCCCACAGACTAAGTACCATAAGGAAATGTGATGTTATTTATGTCATGGACGGAGGTAAGATCACAGAGTCAGGAACACATGAAGAACTGCTTAAAAGAGGGGGACTCTATCTCAAGTTGTGGGAAAGTCAGGTCGGGGAGCTACCAGGCGTGAACCCCAGCACTTCTGAAAAAGAACAGCAGACGAGGCAGGAAAAGAAAATCGAGGGCGACAATGACATTGAGTACCAGTAA
- a CDS encoding DUF2240 family protein: MPDELETCLAALFLNKGKDVLTAKEFMMYASLDLRWMQVKDADALMNILLDKGLMSKTGEYLRPMIETSAVNVPVAYRPSEDLLKSLRSYSPKQQTAKGGGAADLLSGLIRVALDSGMEKGAFISECNKISKRTDVDMEVAALMILRERGVDVMPFLDDVRSSVLGR; the protein is encoded by the coding sequence ATGCCCGATGAACTGGAGACCTGCCTTGCCGCGCTGTTCCTTAACAAAGGCAAGGATGTCCTCACCGCCAAAGAGTTCATGATGTACGCGTCCCTCGACCTCAGATGGATGCAGGTAAAGGATGCGGACGCGCTGATGAACATACTTTTGGATAAGGGCCTCATGTCGAAGACGGGCGAATACCTGCGGCCGATGATAGAGACCTCCGCAGTGAACGTGCCGGTAGCATACCGGCCGTCGGAGGATCTTCTCAAGTCTCTGAGGTCTTATTCGCCCAAACAGCAGACTGCCAAAGGCGGCGGCGCTGCCGATCTTCTGTCCGGGCTTATCAGGGTGGCGCTGGATTCAGGTATGGAGAAAGGCGCATTCATATCGGAATGCAACAAGATCAGCAAAAGAACGGACGTCGATATGGAAGTGGCGGCGTTGATGATCCTGAGAGAAAGAGGCGTGGACGTCATGCCTTTCCTGGACGATGTCCGTTCCTCCGTTCTCGGAAGATGA
- the rpsB gene encoding 30S ribosomal protein S2 — MSEEENVTVNNDLLVAEELYLTSGVHIGTQQKSADMKDFIYKVRQDGLYVLDVKKTDDRIRATASFLARYDPKRILVVSARQYGQRPAREFSKAVGAPAFAGRFVPGTLTNPSNDGFIEPEIIMVTDPAADKQALNEALNLGIPIIALCDANNETRNVDLVVPTNNKGRRALACIYWLLTREVLFARGDIKDRADFQMEIEDFEAKL; from the coding sequence ATGAGCGAAGAGGAGAACGTAACCGTAAACAATGATCTGCTTGTCGCAGAGGAACTTTATCTGACGTCAGGTGTGCACATAGGCACCCAGCAGAAGAGCGCGGACATGAAGGACTTCATATACAAGGTCAGGCAGGACGGGCTGTATGTGCTGGATGTCAAGAAGACGGATGACAGGATAAGGGCGACCGCAAGCTTCCTCGCCAGGTATGATCCGAAAAGGATCCTTGTGGTATCGGCCAGGCAGTACGGACAGAGGCCGGCAAGGGAGTTCTCCAAAGCCGTAGGCGCGCCCGCATTCGCGGGGCGCTTCGTTCCCGGCACGCTTACGAACCCCTCCAATGACGGATTCATCGAGCCGGAGATAATAATGGTAACAGACCCGGCGGCGGACAAGCAGGCGCTCAACGAAGCCCTCAACCTCGGGATACCGATAATCGCGCTCTGCGACGCCAACAACGAGACAAGGAATGTCGATCTCGTCGTGCCTACCAACAACAAAGGAAGAAGGGCGCTCGCCTGCATATACTGGCTTCTTACGAGGGAGGTCCTTTTCGCAAGAGGCGACATAAAGGACCGCGCGGATTTCCAGATGGAGATCGAGGATTTCGAAGCCAAGCTCTGA